Proteins encoded by one window of Cloeon dipterum chromosome 4, ieCloDipt1.1, whole genome shotgun sequence:
- the Sply gene encoding sphingosine-1-phosphate lyase — translation MALSVVKESIDSVRSGVNSYFAGKDAFYVCVATTGVSVTAVYLVQAIRNRENIQDRMKVKFFKLLRKIPAIGNKIEDELAKIRESFYRDVDKRTKGVGYVIRLPEKGLGDEVITKEVATYLELGEYDWESGFVSGAVYFHDKSLCDLVARVYGLASYTNPLHPEVFPGVCKMEGEVVRMVCNLFHGGKDSCGSMTSGGTESILMAMKAYRDFALDMKNISEPEAVLPMTAHPAFNKASQYFGIRLRFVPVDPKTMIVDPKKMAKYITSNTIVLIASAPNYPYGTIDPIPQIAALGIKKNIPVHVDACLGGFVAAFMAKAGYPLDHGFDFAVPGVTSISADTHKYGFTPKGSSVILYSHSKYLHAQFSTAPDWPGGVYGSPTVSGSRPGGNIAACWATMLRFGMEGYVEATKKIIEVARRIENEVNALDGVFVFGKPATSVVAIGSDKFHVYHLLEGLTKKGWNLNPLQSPPAVHIAVTHMLTRPGVADRFIDDVKTIVQDLVKNPPTDLGEKLALYGTAASIPDRSIVREFTRLFLESMLYTDSSRPHRFLTNELQNANGKINDLDSESDVILKPDWKK, via the exons ATGGCCCTCTCCGTTGTGAAGGAGTCGATAGACAGCGTCAGGTCGGGTGTCAACAGCTATTTCGCTGGAAAAGATGCGTTTTACGTCTGTGTGGCGACCACTGGAGTGTCTGTCACCGCGGTTTATCTAGTGCAGGCCATCAGAAACCgagaaa atATTCAAGACCGTATGAAGGTTAAGTTCTTCAAGCTCTTGAGAAAGATTCCAGCAATCGGCAATAAAATAGAAGACGAGCTTGCAAAAATCCGAGAAAGCTTCTACAGAGATGTCGACAAGCGGACAAAAGGAGTGGGTTACGTAATCAGACTCCCTGAGAAGGGGCTGGGAGATGAAGTCATTACAAAGGAAGTTGCCACCTACCTCGAATTAG GCGAATATGATTGGGAGTCGGGCTTTGTGTCAGGCGCTGTCTATTTCCATGACAAGAGTCTGTGTGATCTCGTCGCCAGGGTGTACGGACTTGCCTCTTACACAAATCCGCTGCACCCTGAAGTGTTCCCTGGAGTCTGCAAGATGGAAGGAGAGGTTGTCAGGATGGTCTGCAACCTTTTCCACGGAGGCAAAGACTCATGTGGTTCT ATGACATCTGGAGGAACTGAATCAATCCTGATGGCCATGAAGGCCTACAGGGACTTTGCCCTGGACATGAAGAACATCTCTGAACCAGAGGCTGTTCTGCCTATGACTGCCCACCCAGCTTTTAACAAGGCATCCCAGTACTTTGGGATCAGACTGCGATTCGTTCCTGTTGACCCAAAAACAATGATTGTCGATCCCAAAAAGATGGCCAAATATATTACGAGCAACACTATTGTG ctgaTCGCTTCTGCTCCGAACTACCCATATGGAACGATTGACCCGATTCCGCAGATTGCTGCGCTCGGTATCAAAAAGAACATTCCTGTCCACGTAGATGCCTGTCTGGGCGGATTCGTCGCTGCTTTCATGGCGAAAGCTGGCTACCCCCTTGACCATGGGTTCGATTTTGCTGTACCAGGAGTCACGAGCATCTCTGCGGACACCCACAAG taCGGATTCACACCAAAAGGATCGTCTGTGATATTGTATAGTCATTCAAAGTACCTGCACGCCCAGTTCAGCACTGCCCCTGACTGGCCTGGAGGTGTCTACGGCTCTCCAACTGTCAGTGGCTCTCGCCCTGGAGGCAACATTGCAGCCTGTTGGGCTACGATGCTGCGTTTTGGCATGGAAGGATACGTGGAAGCgacgaaaaaaatcatcgaGGTTGCCAGGCGCATCGAAAATGA GGTGAATGCTCTAGACGGAGTGTTTGTGTTTGGAAAACCCGCCACGTCAGTTGTGGCCATTGGTTCCGACAAATTCCACGTTTATCATTTGCTGGAAGGTCTGACCAAGAAAGGTTGGAACCTCAACCCCCTCCAAAGTCCGCCAGC CGTTCACATCGCTGTGACTCACATGCTGACCCGTCCCGGCGTGGCTGATCGCTTCATCGACGACGTAAAGACAATCGTGCAGGACCTTGTCAAAAATCCACCCACCGACCTTGGAGAAAAG TTGGCGCTGTATGGCACTGCGGCCAGCATTCCTGACCGTTCAATCGTGAGAGAATTCACCAGACTCTTCCTGGAGTCGATGCTATACACGGACAGCAGCAGGCCACACCGCTTTTTGACCAACGAGCTGCAAAATG CAAATGGTAAGATCAACGACTTAGACTCTGAATCAGATGTGATTCTCAAGCCAgactggaaaaaataa
- the sky gene encoding GTPase-activating protein skywalker isoform X2: MKMHSSQVEEVCFGFSSYVNVENIPNLTDANEENVIGKTFEEVKAVLKTKKERDAKLLLRENAWHITDKVRSKLWPLLCQKLGTEDVNETFYGETVTMIFGTKDLPNRPMILPQFVEQSHCHNYYLTREGHKITERVISVIGYSHPDVTFSPVAFPLAALFMHFMTEEECYASMTNILKCKKPLVFITQTKLHYEVTWQTCLVLAKKFIKNAVISLQKQFGGNQSEVELLFSDCLWWIFNGIPLQHLVKVVDCFLMEGMKVLYRVSLALVQLFSKMGSSPGTEWEEQFNHGNYSGAMFTFCRNLPVTPAKLLKQAFGIRNFSSATMLKMQVRTELLVKSKASAAVTSGPNQLKRARSSENLPTTQSQVEVRMASHTLTIKEGNLSPEHRTSQMGTYPIQSLHSVIVDLDQLLTVWSWLPIRITMYQPVLLYTTEEHGCSLKTFFVRVEMHEPTILIIKTCSGDIFGAYCSARWEERNLKDDKGLRQTYFGTGETFVFTLSPERRKYQWVGLDPEPNDSDLNGKGEIKHSSELFMAADNHMITIGGGGGSAIWMDENVRFGKTEYCDTFNNPPLCPKGDFEIQVIEVYGFSGI, encoded by the exons ATGAAGATGCATTCTAGTCAGGTTGAAGAGGTCTGTTTCGGTTTTAGTTCGTACGTCAACGTCGAAAATATTCCCAATTTGACTGACGCAAACGAAGAAAACGTAATCGGCAAGACTTTTGAGGAGGTTAAGGCAGTCCTCAAGAccaagaaagagagagat GCAAAATTATTGCTCAGAGAGAATGCCTGGCATATCACCGACAAAGTTCGATCCAAGCTGTGGCCTTTGTTGTGCCAAAAGCTTGGTACCGAAGATGTCAACGAAACGTTTTACGGGGAAACAGTCACTATGATCTTTGGAACTAAAG ATCTCCCCAACAGACCAATGATCCTGCCTCAGTTTGTGGAGCAGTCACACTGCCATAATTACTATTTAACCAGAGAAGGACACAAAATTACTGAGAGAGTGATCTCAGTCATCGGGTACTCCCATCCTGACGTGACCTTCAGTCCTGTCGCCTTTCCTTTGGCGGCCCTCTTTATGCACTTTATGACAG AGGAAGAATGCTATGCAAGCATGACAAACATCTTGAAGTGCAAAAAACCGCTAGTTTTCATCACTCAAACAAAACTGCACTACGAGGTCACCTGGCAGACGTGCTTGGTTTTGGCTAAAAAGTTTATT AAAAACGCCGTTATAAGTCTTCAAAAGCAATTCGGCGGCAACCAGTCTGAGGTGGAGCTGCTCTTTAGTGATTGTCTTTGGTGGATATTCAATGGAATTCCTTTGCAGCACTTG gTGAAGGTGGTCGACTGCTTCCTGATGGAGGGGATGAAGGTGCTCTACAGGGTCTCATTGGCGCTGGTGCAGCTTTTCTCGAAAATGGGCAGCAGCCCTGGTACCGAATGGGAGGAACAGTTCAACCATGGCAACTACTCGGGCGCCATGTTCACATTCTGCAGGAATTTGCCA GTGACCCCAGCCAAGCTGCTGAAGCAGGCTTTCGGCATCCGCAACTTCAGCTCGGCAACAATGCTGAAGATGCAGGTGCGGACTGAGCTGCTGGTCAAGTCGAAGGCGTCGGCCGCTGTCACAAGCGGTCCGAACCAACTGAAGAGGGCAAGGTCGTCGGAGAACCTGCCCACCACGCAGTCGCAGGTGGAGGTGCGCATGGCCTCGCACACGCTCACCATTAAAGAG GGCAATTTGTCCCCTGAGCACAGAACGTCTCAGATGGGAACGTATCCCATTCAGAGTTTGCACTCTGTCATTGTGGATTTGGACCAG CTCCTGACTGTTTGGTCCTGGCTGCCGATCCGAATCACCATGTACCAGCCAGTTCTCCTGTACACGACAGAGGAGCATGGGTGCTCCTTGAAAACATTCTTCGTCCGAGTGGAGATGCACGAACCAACGATTCTGATCATCAAAACTTGCAGCGGAGAT ATTTTTGGTGCCTACTGTTCTGCGCGCTGGGAGGAGCGGAACTTGAAAGACGACAAGGGCCTACGACAGACTTACTTTGGCACCGGAGAAACTTTTGTGTTCACCCTGAGCCCAGAGAGGCGCAAATATCAGTGGGTTGGCCTCGACCCAGAACCAAACGACTCGGATCTAAATGGGAAAGGGGAAATCAAACATTCATCTGAGCTTTTCATGGCAGCTGACAACCACATGATCACCATTGGCGGAGG AGGGGGATCGGCAATTTGGATGGACGAGAACGTTCGCTTTGGCAAGACAGAGTACTGCGATACCTTCAATAACCCACCCCTGTGTCCAAAGGGAGACTTTGAGATTCAGGTGATCGAGGTGTATGGCTTTTCTGGAATATAa
- the sky gene encoding GTPase-activating protein skywalker isoform X3, giving the protein MVKCVQGARRPSTTPMKMHSSQVEEVCFGFSSYVNVENIPNLTDANEENVIGKTFEEVKAVLKTKKERDAKLLLRENAWHITDKVRSKLWPLLCQKLGTEDVNETFYGETVTMIFGTKDLPNRPMILPQFVEQSHCHNYYLTREGHKITERVISVIGYSHPDVTFSPVAFPLAALFMHFMTEEECYASMTNILKCKKPLVFITQTKLHYEVTWQTCLVLAKKFIKNAVISLQKQFGGNQSEVELLFSDCLWWIFNGIPLQHLVKVVDCFLMEGMKVLYRVSLALVQLFSKMGSSPGTEWEEQFNHGNYSGAMFTFCRNLPVTPAKLLKQAFGIRNFSSATMLKMQVRTELLVKSKASAAVTSGPNQLKRARSSENLPTTQSQVEVRMASHTLTIKELLTVWSWLPIRITMYQPVLLYTTEEHGCSLKTFFVRVEMHEPTILIIKTCSGDIFGAYCSARWEERNLKDDKGLRQTYFGTGETFVFTLSPERRKYQWVGLDPEPNDSDLNGKGEIKHSSELFMAADNHMITIGGGGGSAIWMDENVRFGKTEYCDTFNNPPLCPKGDFEIQVIEVYGFSGI; this is encoded by the exons ATGGT GAAATGCGTCCAAGGAGCACGTAGACCATCGACGACTCCAATGAAGATGCATTCTAGTCAGGTTGAAGAGGTCTGTTTCGGTTTTAGTTCGTACGTCAACGTCGAAAATATTCCCAATTTGACTGACGCAAACGAAGAAAACGTAATCGGCAAGACTTTTGAGGAGGTTAAGGCAGTCCTCAAGAccaagaaagagagagat GCAAAATTATTGCTCAGAGAGAATGCCTGGCATATCACCGACAAAGTTCGATCCAAGCTGTGGCCTTTGTTGTGCCAAAAGCTTGGTACCGAAGATGTCAACGAAACGTTTTACGGGGAAACAGTCACTATGATCTTTGGAACTAAAG ATCTCCCCAACAGACCAATGATCCTGCCTCAGTTTGTGGAGCAGTCACACTGCCATAATTACTATTTAACCAGAGAAGGACACAAAATTACTGAGAGAGTGATCTCAGTCATCGGGTACTCCCATCCTGACGTGACCTTCAGTCCTGTCGCCTTTCCTTTGGCGGCCCTCTTTATGCACTTTATGACAG AGGAAGAATGCTATGCAAGCATGACAAACATCTTGAAGTGCAAAAAACCGCTAGTTTTCATCACTCAAACAAAACTGCACTACGAGGTCACCTGGCAGACGTGCTTGGTTTTGGCTAAAAAGTTTATT AAAAACGCCGTTATAAGTCTTCAAAAGCAATTCGGCGGCAACCAGTCTGAGGTGGAGCTGCTCTTTAGTGATTGTCTTTGGTGGATATTCAATGGAATTCCTTTGCAGCACTTG gTGAAGGTGGTCGACTGCTTCCTGATGGAGGGGATGAAGGTGCTCTACAGGGTCTCATTGGCGCTGGTGCAGCTTTTCTCGAAAATGGGCAGCAGCCCTGGTACCGAATGGGAGGAACAGTTCAACCATGGCAACTACTCGGGCGCCATGTTCACATTCTGCAGGAATTTGCCA GTGACCCCAGCCAAGCTGCTGAAGCAGGCTTTCGGCATCCGCAACTTCAGCTCGGCAACAATGCTGAAGATGCAGGTGCGGACTGAGCTGCTGGTCAAGTCGAAGGCGTCGGCCGCTGTCACAAGCGGTCCGAACCAACTGAAGAGGGCAAGGTCGTCGGAGAACCTGCCCACCACGCAGTCGCAGGTGGAGGTGCGCATGGCCTCGCACACGCTCACCATTAAAGAG CTCCTGACTGTTTGGTCCTGGCTGCCGATCCGAATCACCATGTACCAGCCAGTTCTCCTGTACACGACAGAGGAGCATGGGTGCTCCTTGAAAACATTCTTCGTCCGAGTGGAGATGCACGAACCAACGATTCTGATCATCAAAACTTGCAGCGGAGAT ATTTTTGGTGCCTACTGTTCTGCGCGCTGGGAGGAGCGGAACTTGAAAGACGACAAGGGCCTACGACAGACTTACTTTGGCACCGGAGAAACTTTTGTGTTCACCCTGAGCCCAGAGAGGCGCAAATATCAGTGGGTTGGCCTCGACCCAGAACCAAACGACTCGGATCTAAATGGGAAAGGGGAAATCAAACATTCATCTGAGCTTTTCATGGCAGCTGACAACCACATGATCACCATTGGCGGAGG AGGGGGATCGGCAATTTGGATGGACGAGAACGTTCGCTTTGGCAAGACAGAGTACTGCGATACCTTCAATAACCCACCCCTGTGTCCAAAGGGAGACTTTGAGATTCAGGTGATCGAGGTGTATGGCTTTTCTGGAATATAa
- the LOC135942609 gene encoding transmembrane channel-like protein 7 has translation MSGSGGADRKSKKGNRAQVWEEAGGEFYQESYPGATTSTSNENADTADAAAHRDAAAHLATMLPSKQAQHTMGKATTRRSRNEGKQSTRKRTGNRSRFNTVRRESNINDVHVSVLPDFAVENIPNEERTWEEIMQIKAMPVNMAQKRELKAKLKSATKLRLQGFEQLKWQRRKFWQRCKSNWKEFYTKLELWQGSLKTIEGNFGIGVVSYFLFVKWLMFLNIIIFALTFFLIVLPSAILEPGQLGQCDPAAEDENNTSIACCADKYQEYTSSNNNFFYDLVQGTGWMEKTLLFYGYYTNDIYTLNKEYKLFYDLPFAYLVTALLYFLVSLIAIVKSAARGFRERIIEGEGQFYQYCNLIFGGWDFCIDKLKGAENKHKAIYNEIKGCLEAERLETEKQNRSKKEKCQLLFSRSMVNTGIIVLLLVSMVTIYLVFTLSRSLLREYQKAEKHFLLFFEFMPSLMIVSLNLLLPLLFSFLVTFERYSPIVVVRITLLRTIFLRLSSLGVLGASIYRLVSCDRKNGCNCEEEVPLCWETYVGQQFYKLAVTNALTGIAVTFFVNFPRAMLAKHFENCRFLKFIGEQQFELPNHVLDVVYSQTLCWIGSFYSPLLPAFAVIHCFLTFYVKKFACLINSRPPSQVYRTSRSNYMFMAVLLISFVAAAIAVGYSLAEVKPSRACGPFKGDEPVWNTVKLSFAKLPSWIQGFAFFLGTAGFTMPTIVILLLALYYYNAVTAANRQMVLVLRRQLVLEGHDKQFLLSRLSTIIKQQQQERLKNAIPPPPSEFDTLLPPPPPEVMNSS, from the exons ATGTCTGGGAGTGGCGGCGCCGACCGGAAAAGCAAGAAGGGCAACAGGGCGCAGGTCTGGGAGGAGGCGGGCGGAGAGTTTTACCAGGAGAGCTACCCTGGGGCGACGACCTCCACCTCCAACGAGAATGCAGACACGGCTGACGCTGCTGCTCACAGGGACGCAGCAGCACACCTGGCCACCATGCTGCCCAGCAAGCAAGCGCAGCACACAATGGGAAAAG caaCTACGCGACGGTCTCGAAATGAGGGCAAACAATCTACAAGAAAACGCACAGGAAACAGATCTCGTTTTAACACAGTGAGGAGGGAGTCTAATATAAATGACGTTCATGTGTCCGTTCTGCCAGATTTTGCAg ttgaaaatattccaaatgaGGAGCGCACATGGGAGGAAATCATGCAGATTAAAGCGATGCCCGTGAACATGGCACAGAAACGGGAACTGAAAGCAAAGTTAAAG AGTGCAACCAAGTTGCGGCTACAGGGTTTTGAGCAGCTCAAATGGCAGAGGAGGAAGTTTTGGCAGCGGTGCAAGAGCAACTGGAAGGAGTTCTACACAAAGTTGGAGCTGTGGCAGGGCAGCCTGAAGACGATTGAGGGGAACTTCGGCATCGGGGTCGTCTCCTATTTTCTGTTCGTCAAGTGGCTCATGTTTTTGAACATCATCATCTTCGCGCTGACCTTCTTCCTGATCGTGTTGCCGTCTGCGATTCTGGAGCCGGGCCAGCTGGGGCAGTGTGATCCGGCCGCTGAGGACGAGAACAACACGTCGATCGCGTGCTGCGCCGATAAGTACCAGGAATACACGTCAAGCAACAACAATTTCTTCTACGACCTCGTGCAGGGCACAGGCTGGATGGAGAAGACGCTGCTCTTCTACGGCTATTACACCAACGATATCTACACACTGAACAAGGAGTACAAACTGTTCTACGACCTGCCGTTCGCCTACCTGGTGACGGCGCTGCTCTACTTCCTCGTCAGCCTGATCGCGATCGTCAAGTCGGCGGCGCGCGGCTTCCGCGAGCGCATCATCGAGGGCGAAGGCCAGTTCTACCAGTACTGCAACCTGATCTTCGGTGGCTGGGACTTTTGCATCGACAAGCTAAAAGGCGCCGAGAACAAGCACAAGGCCATCTACAACGAAATCAAGGGCTGTCTTGAGGCCGAGCGGCTCGAGACGGAGAAGCAGAACCGCTCGAAGAAGGAGAAGTGCCAGCTGCTCTTCTCGCGTTCCATGGTCAACACGGGCATCATCGTGCTGCTGCTCGTCTCCATGGTGACCATCTACTTGGTGTTCACGCTGTCGCGGAGCCTGCTGCGCGAATACCAAAAAGCAGAGAAGCACTTTCTTCTCTTCTTCGAGTTCATGCCGTCCCTGATGATCGTCAGCCTGAacttgctgctgccgctgctcttCTCCTTCCTGGTCACCTTCGAGCGCTACAGCCCCATCGTGGTCGTGCGCATCACCCTGCTGCGCACCATCTTCCTGCGGCTGTCCTCGTTGGGTGTGCTCGGCGCCTCAATCTACCGGTTGGTGTCATGCGACCGTAAGAACGGCTGCAACTGCGAGGAGGAGGTGCCGCTCTGCTGGGAGACATATGTCGGCCAGCAGTTCTACAAGCTGGCCGTGACCAACGCCCTCACAGGCATCGCGGTCACCTTCTTCGTCAACTTCCCCAGGGCAATGCTGGCCAAGCACTTTGAAAACTGCCGCTTCCTCAAGTTCATCGGCGAGCAGCAGTTCGAGCTGCCAAACCATGTGCTCGACGTTGTCTACAGCCAGACGCTCTGCTGGATCGGCAGCTTCTATTCGCCCTTGCTGCCGGCCTTTGCCGTCATCCACTGCTTTCTCACTTTCTACGTGAAAAAGTTCGCCTGCCTCATCAACAGCAGACCACCGTCGCAG GTTTACAGGACATCGCGGTCCAACTACATGTTCATGGCGGTGCTGCTGATTTCTTTCGTGGCGGCGGCGATCGCGGTGGGCTACTCGTTGGCCGAGGTGAAGCCGTCGCGCGCGTGCGGCCCCTTCAAAGGCGACGAACCCGTGTGGAACACCGTGAAGCTGTCGTTCGCCAAGCTGCCGTCGTGGATCCAGGGGTTCGCCTTCTTCCTCGGCACGGCCGGCTTCACGATGCCGACCATTGTGATCCTTCTGTTGGCCCTGTACTACTACAACGCGGTCACCGCCGCCAACAGGCAGATGGTGCTGGTGCTGCGTCGGCAACTCGTGCTTGAGGGCCACGACAAGCAGTTCCTGCTCAGTCGGCTCAGCACCATcatcaagcagcagcagcaggagagGCTCAAGAACGCTATCCCACCACCACCCTCAGAGTTTGACACTCTGCTCCCACCGCCGCCCCCAGAAGTCATGAATAGCAGTTGA
- the LOC135942615 gene encoding SREBP regulating gene protein isoform X1, translating to MDKLDMWKSYIVRFFRRKLVLGVIFGLSLTYCIFSFVSQGSSLVEDYDAVVKTRSQPFVWHSSGGEEVNSTSLKVTTCRNSVQGKVLIVDDRGYICLRENVLLSGCCDTNLETTKRYSCETCKENHCCSIYEHCISCCLHPDKKNVLQLVLGKASETMNVLFASVTDHFELCLAKCRTSSQSVQHENSYRDPRAKHCYGDMPPAAEPPGANAS from the exons ATGGACAAGTTGGACATGTGGAAATCTTACATCGTAAGATTCTTTCGACGGAAACTAGTTCTGGGCGTGATTTTCGGGCTGTCCCTAACCTACTGCATTTTTAGCTTTGTAAGCCAG GGCAGCAGTCTGGTAGAGGACTACGATGCTGTGGTCAAAACTAGAAGCCAGCCCTTCGTCTGGCACTCTTCAGGGGGGGAAGAGGTGAACTCGACGAGCTTAAAAGTTACTACCTGCAGGAACTCCGTTCAAGGAAAAGTCTTGATAGTAGATGATCgag GATATATCTGCCTTAGAGAAAACGTTTTACTCTCTGGTTGCTGTGATACAAATCTTGAAACAACAAAACGATATTCGTGTGAAACGTGCAAAGAAAACCACTGCTGCAGCATATATGAGCATTGCATTTCGTGCTGCTTACACCCAGATAAa aaaaatgttCTTCAGTTGGTGTTGGGCAAAGCGTCTGAGACTATGAATGTGCTTTTCGCTTCAGTGACGGACCACTTTGAGTTGTGTCTGGCCAAGTGCAGGACCAGTTCGCAGAGTGTGCAACACGAGAACTCTTATCGAGACCCTCGGGCCAAGCACTGCTACGGAGACATGCCTCCGGCAGCAGAGCCGCCCGGTGCTAACGCTTCGTGA
- the LOC135942615 gene encoding SREBP regulating gene protein isoform X2, translated as MDKLDMWKSYIVRFFRRKLVLGVIFGLSLTYCIFSFGSSLVEDYDAVVKTRSQPFVWHSSGGEEVNSTSLKVTTCRNSVQGKVLIVDDRGYICLRENVLLSGCCDTNLETTKRYSCETCKENHCCSIYEHCISCCLHPDKKNVLQLVLGKASETMNVLFASVTDHFELCLAKCRTSSQSVQHENSYRDPRAKHCYGDMPPAAEPPGANAS; from the exons ATGGACAAGTTGGACATGTGGAAATCTTACATCGTAAGATTCTTTCGACGGAAACTAGTTCTGGGCGTGATTTTCGGGCTGTCCCTAACCTACTGCATTTTTAGCTTT GGCAGCAGTCTGGTAGAGGACTACGATGCTGTGGTCAAAACTAGAAGCCAGCCCTTCGTCTGGCACTCTTCAGGGGGGGAAGAGGTGAACTCGACGAGCTTAAAAGTTACTACCTGCAGGAACTCCGTTCAAGGAAAAGTCTTGATAGTAGATGATCgag GATATATCTGCCTTAGAGAAAACGTTTTACTCTCTGGTTGCTGTGATACAAATCTTGAAACAACAAAACGATATTCGTGTGAAACGTGCAAAGAAAACCACTGCTGCAGCATATATGAGCATTGCATTTCGTGCTGCTTACACCCAGATAAa aaaaatgttCTTCAGTTGGTGTTGGGCAAAGCGTCTGAGACTATGAATGTGCTTTTCGCTTCAGTGACGGACCACTTTGAGTTGTGTCTGGCCAAGTGCAGGACCAGTTCGCAGAGTGTGCAACACGAGAACTCTTATCGAGACCCTCGGGCCAAGCACTGCTACGGAGACATGCCTCCGGCAGCAGAGCCGCCCGGTGCTAACGCTTCGTGA
- the sky gene encoding GTPase-activating protein skywalker isoform X1: MVKCVQGARRPSTTPMKMHSSQVEEVCFGFSSYVNVENIPNLTDANEENVIGKTFEEVKAVLKTKKERDAKLLLRENAWHITDKVRSKLWPLLCQKLGTEDVNETFYGETVTMIFGTKDLPNRPMILPQFVEQSHCHNYYLTREGHKITERVISVIGYSHPDVTFSPVAFPLAALFMHFMTEEECYASMTNILKCKKPLVFITQTKLHYEVTWQTCLVLAKKFIKNAVISLQKQFGGNQSEVELLFSDCLWWIFNGIPLQHLVKVVDCFLMEGMKVLYRVSLALVQLFSKMGSSPGTEWEEQFNHGNYSGAMFTFCRNLPVTPAKLLKQAFGIRNFSSATMLKMQVRTELLVKSKASAAVTSGPNQLKRARSSENLPTTQSQVEVRMASHTLTIKEGNLSPEHRTSQMGTYPIQSLHSVIVDLDQLLTVWSWLPIRITMYQPVLLYTTEEHGCSLKTFFVRVEMHEPTILIIKTCSGDIFGAYCSARWEERNLKDDKGLRQTYFGTGETFVFTLSPERRKYQWVGLDPEPNDSDLNGKGEIKHSSELFMAADNHMITIGGGGGSAIWMDENVRFGKTEYCDTFNNPPLCPKGDFEIQVIEVYGFSGI, translated from the exons ATGGT GAAATGCGTCCAAGGAGCACGTAGACCATCGACGACTCCAATGAAGATGCATTCTAGTCAGGTTGAAGAGGTCTGTTTCGGTTTTAGTTCGTACGTCAACGTCGAAAATATTCCCAATTTGACTGACGCAAACGAAGAAAACGTAATCGGCAAGACTTTTGAGGAGGTTAAGGCAGTCCTCAAGAccaagaaagagagagat GCAAAATTATTGCTCAGAGAGAATGCCTGGCATATCACCGACAAAGTTCGATCCAAGCTGTGGCCTTTGTTGTGCCAAAAGCTTGGTACCGAAGATGTCAACGAAACGTTTTACGGGGAAACAGTCACTATGATCTTTGGAACTAAAG ATCTCCCCAACAGACCAATGATCCTGCCTCAGTTTGTGGAGCAGTCACACTGCCATAATTACTATTTAACCAGAGAAGGACACAAAATTACTGAGAGAGTGATCTCAGTCATCGGGTACTCCCATCCTGACGTGACCTTCAGTCCTGTCGCCTTTCCTTTGGCGGCCCTCTTTATGCACTTTATGACAG AGGAAGAATGCTATGCAAGCATGACAAACATCTTGAAGTGCAAAAAACCGCTAGTTTTCATCACTCAAACAAAACTGCACTACGAGGTCACCTGGCAGACGTGCTTGGTTTTGGCTAAAAAGTTTATT AAAAACGCCGTTATAAGTCTTCAAAAGCAATTCGGCGGCAACCAGTCTGAGGTGGAGCTGCTCTTTAGTGATTGTCTTTGGTGGATATTCAATGGAATTCCTTTGCAGCACTTG gTGAAGGTGGTCGACTGCTTCCTGATGGAGGGGATGAAGGTGCTCTACAGGGTCTCATTGGCGCTGGTGCAGCTTTTCTCGAAAATGGGCAGCAGCCCTGGTACCGAATGGGAGGAACAGTTCAACCATGGCAACTACTCGGGCGCCATGTTCACATTCTGCAGGAATTTGCCA GTGACCCCAGCCAAGCTGCTGAAGCAGGCTTTCGGCATCCGCAACTTCAGCTCGGCAACAATGCTGAAGATGCAGGTGCGGACTGAGCTGCTGGTCAAGTCGAAGGCGTCGGCCGCTGTCACAAGCGGTCCGAACCAACTGAAGAGGGCAAGGTCGTCGGAGAACCTGCCCACCACGCAGTCGCAGGTGGAGGTGCGCATGGCCTCGCACACGCTCACCATTAAAGAG GGCAATTTGTCCCCTGAGCACAGAACGTCTCAGATGGGAACGTATCCCATTCAGAGTTTGCACTCTGTCATTGTGGATTTGGACCAG CTCCTGACTGTTTGGTCCTGGCTGCCGATCCGAATCACCATGTACCAGCCAGTTCTCCTGTACACGACAGAGGAGCATGGGTGCTCCTTGAAAACATTCTTCGTCCGAGTGGAGATGCACGAACCAACGATTCTGATCATCAAAACTTGCAGCGGAGAT ATTTTTGGTGCCTACTGTTCTGCGCGCTGGGAGGAGCGGAACTTGAAAGACGACAAGGGCCTACGACAGACTTACTTTGGCACCGGAGAAACTTTTGTGTTCACCCTGAGCCCAGAGAGGCGCAAATATCAGTGGGTTGGCCTCGACCCAGAACCAAACGACTCGGATCTAAATGGGAAAGGGGAAATCAAACATTCATCTGAGCTTTTCATGGCAGCTGACAACCACATGATCACCATTGGCGGAGG AGGGGGATCGGCAATTTGGATGGACGAGAACGTTCGCTTTGGCAAGACAGAGTACTGCGATACCTTCAATAACCCACCCCTGTGTCCAAAGGGAGACTTTGAGATTCAGGTGATCGAGGTGTATGGCTTTTCTGGAATATAa